Genomic window (Macrobrachium rosenbergii isolate ZJJX-2024 chromosome 48, ASM4041242v1, whole genome shotgun sequence):
gtgaatgtgaaagatctgttaaaatacatcgtacgaaaaattgacaaacaggagaccatcctgttagaaaacagaaacttaccacaatgcaccactctatctaaaagagaaatCTCtggcaaagttaagtataccttagtttaaccagaccacagagctgattaacagctcttctagggctggcccgaaggattagatttactttacgtggctaagaaccaattggttacctagcaatgggagctacagcttattgtggaatccgaatctctggcagaggcagacatccacacacaCTTATCTAGTAAAGGAAAGGCAGACGACTGGGCGTAGTCTCTCTGTCCTCTGGTACATGAAGTCAGAGGTGGGGTTAGCAGCATAGAAGAGTGGCAGGATGACCAGGGAACTGTCTGGTTCAAAGACCCCTCTGGCAATTGGAGGCCACAAAGTCAAAACAACAATCTCACTTCAGGAGTGCAACAATCATTTCAGGAGTAAAGCCTAAGCTTTGTTCCACTGACAAAGTTGGGTTCAACAAGGCAGGATGGTCACTGCCCCAGGATCATTGCACACACAAATAAGCCCAATTGTCACTCAGAAGTGCTTCTCCAATTCTGCCAGCATGGACTCTGAACGTGTAGGAATGTCAGATCCAAACAGACCCCCTACAGATTTGGACACAATCCTTTCCTGAAGGAGCAAAAACTGATATATCAGCCAACTCAAAACTGATTAACTACCTTATAACCAAACTTCAGCACCGTATGTGGTGCCAGATTTATGACGTGTATATGATGCTTGTACGCTATTCtcacagaaacaaaagaaatttaagcTGTCTTTAAACATTtgcatttctttaataatttaaaataagtataaatcCATTCTGACAACATTTACTTAACCGAGTAGTTACCAAAGCTGACAATTGTTGGGTGCAATTTTGACACTCAAGTAACATCTAAATGTTGGTCTGGGGTCACAGGAGCCATTTATCAAACGTCCACAGGTTAAGTGAATGTCATAATGGAGAATGGTTCAATAGCCAAAAAAAATTCGGTATGTAGTTTTAAATAAGTGGCTATGTttaattatacataataaatgCAGCATTGCAAAGTCTTCAATATTAGATGAACTTGAAATGCATGCAACTGATGAAATTTTCCAAGGACCTGTGTTCATTACTTGCCATTTGCTTGAGGATAAGATTATCAGAATGCAATAACTAGTTAATCTTTTTTTAAGGTCTGTCAACTCATTATTCAGGCAACCTTGctcaatttcttatataaattccaGTCTTTTGATTATAAGTAACCTAGCTtagaatttttattgaatttgatgGGACAGTTTTTCCCTGACGTACTGTACTTAAACctatgaaaggaaaatgtaaaaaaaaattattattgaaataaaagatgTATTAATTTCATCAAGAGGGAAGACTTACGGATAAACAGTGGTGTTATCCAATTACAAATCAACAAGATTTTTGTACCAGATCAAAGGTTATGATTTTCTCAGGAACTtgtacaaaaattgaaaaaattacagtttcaatacaaataaaaagcttATATGTGTATTTCCACATAAAGGCACTGGCTGTCTACCGAGTATACATGTCCCTTCTACCTTTGCTGATACAGAGGTGAatagcattcagtgaaaaatCATCACCACAATATTTGTGAAATTAAAACAACAGACAAAATTCAGCCAAGGAAATACTGTAACAGAGGCATAAATGGGACATGTACTGATATAAGGCAGCCTCATACATACGAatgtatataattctaatataccGTAAGCCTATACTTTCAGCATACATCAACCGACTTAAATGGTAAcgtaaaaatattacaaagatttAACCACTacatttcaaaaacaatttaCTTAGATATTAGAATTCTTTAGTTCAaaagtgaaacaagtaaaaacaaatccttttcaTCATTACAAAAGTTATCAACAAATCAATTGTAACTTTTAGTcaacaaaatttcaaattataaattCTAGTAAAACTTTCAGGAAAGCAACAAATTTCATACTGCTCTgtaaaggcttaaaaaaaaaaacaagatcaaTGCTCTAAAATCTACATAAAAGCCTGCTAATTATGATACAAATTCACCTCTACTGACTTCAAATCAAAAACTTAAGCTAACATGCCATCCTAAATTGTGTGACATTACTGTACTACACAAAAATCAAAGGTCAATGAGAGCTTAACTCTACCCAAAGGCATTCACATAATACTCAAGTTACGCAAGGTCCTGTAGTTCATGATTCATGGGCCGTGCCCTACCTAAAGTTAACTACAGGTTTTAAATCGAGCACAAACTGCTGTTTCAGAACCAACCTCAATATAATGGGCCTCTTAGGTACAAAAGTAACTAAGACTTTtgacaaatttacaaaatgtcaAACCAGAAATGTGTTTCACTAGTATATCTGAGTTGCGACGACTCACATTACACAATCACGTGCAGATATTAATAATACATATCTCATGTAACAGCAATTGCAAATGAATGGAAGACTAGGGTTAATTTCATCTCCAACATCTTGGAAAGACAAGTTCCCTGCTAATTCACTgactaaataaatatcataaacgaAAAAGTACTTTCTGGCTTCTGCAGATCGACGGCACAATACTGTACGATGATGTTTTCGAGAATACTGACTGTAAATGATCACTAATTCTACTGTCAGACTATCGACTGTAAATGATCACTACTTCTATTGTCAAACTAGTGTTCAATGGTACATGAAATGATTCACTTTGAGAATCTGTGATGTGccacatacataaataaccacTTTTAAACTACTCCCATTCTTAAGTCATGATTCACTTAAGGCACTGATACACAATACCAAACCTAAGAAGctaattttaccattaaacaataaaaacaaggcCAATTATTTAAGTCAAAGACAGTGTACTGCAATGGGCCAATAACTGACAATATTTAGGATTACGAATTAGGCAAAGACAAGGATAAAAATGATTATGTTCCATATATCATAACAAAGACGTAAAGTATAAAAACATTCTGTTATGAAGCATGTATGCAAAACACCTTGAACGTGGAAAATTTTGCAGACTTTTAAATTACTTTACAAAATGTCTTGACAAACTCCATACaatttaataattatgaaaacagaaatgtACTAGTGACATCACAAAATTATTTGCTAAAACCGACTTACAAATACCTATTTCCAAAGACATACAAACTTCAGAACACACAGCAATGCTTATTAACAAAACCTCATGAAAATGTCAACCAAAAACTAGATCACTTCCCCCTCAATCGTTTGCCCATCAAGAGATAAAATTAGCAAATCACAAAAGTGCAAGTATTAAATGTGGTTCGAAACACATGGCTCTCAAAAATGCCTATAAAAAGTAAGAGGCACAGTGATCAAAACGGACGAATAGATAGAAGACTGTAACATATTTCCCTAACATCTCATTTGGGATATTCATTAACTATCCCTGGTAATTCAACGCAACTGCTTAGGCAGTCTGTCAAAAAACTACCATAGCCCAGTTAAGCAAACTTACATGTTCTTCAAATATGACAGTATTCATCATATAGTTTGATGTTTATGGAGCTGACGACACTAAGGACACCACATTACATTAAACCCTTACTTAttaattaataacataaaattacTCACATATGTATTGTAGTGCAGTTTTCTACAAGACTAcagtaaatgtgaaaaaatatgaacTACATTTGCAGAATGAATTTATGCAGGTATTAAAAACTTTTCTCTTCTTGCAATAAAGACAAATACCTGTATACCTAATATAAAAAGGtacgtatatacatttttattaaaaattgttaaCAATCCATTGAAAACTAATTAAAAgcaatactgtattgtatataaaaataaccatcctttgcttacatatatttcacatttaGTTGTACCAATTTTTAAAGGCACTCTTAATAAACTGGACAACACAGCTGGTAATGTGCTGTACAGCAAAATGTAATCCTGAAATGAGCTAGTGTTTGCTGTTAAATGTTAGTTAATATAAAAAACCATTAAATCAAACCCATATGTCCTCTTCAATCATACTGTACTACATATTTCTACAATACATGTAGGtaacattttaaatcttttcatctaaattaattagcatttaaaattgaattttttttttcaaatttcatgtaTAGTGTAAATActgcagatatttaaaaaatgtctATGTATTTCATGATGATAACGAAAATATCTaataaagtgaaaagaaagaggCCTGCCTGTACCTCGGTACCACAGCAGATACAGTATCTATGTTACGAAGGCTTCCATTTAAACAATACAATACAAATTAGGTAATAACATTTCTCTTCAGGTTTAACAGTACATTGTCCACATACACTCACATGATCCTTTTACTTAACATactacatgtgtatgtatatgaaagttCCTCCTAACTCAGCATAAACTGCTATGGAGAGACTCACATACATACTAAAACCTTAATGTATCAACTACAGCCTCTCAACTTCTATGCGAGATTTCTAACTAACAACTGCATACCTATACTTAGGGTCAAAGGTCATTTTAAACCTCTTATGTCACCATGCTATGTcttagcattaaaaataaaaaatttatggtaATTATGATATTCTGTAAACAAAACTTACCTTATCAAAGTTATCTTAGATAAAATACTGCAACAAGTAATTCCAAAGCACCAAATATTCTACAAAGCTTTGAAGCCTAAATAGCAGGAAAACTTGACAGGAAGACTTGTAAGTTGTTACTAGCATAAACATTGACTCATGGTCCCTCTTGTAAGGCACAGTATTGTATTAGGCTCCTGTTAATAAGGCACATCATTACTTCTCGGCTTCTTCTTCGACAACAGTTGATTCTTCCCCATCGGTTACCTCCACCaccttctttccctttcttggagattcagatttattcttttccttcttgagTTTATCAGCATCTTTCTTGCCACCTCTTTTAGGTTTATCACTCTCTTTCTTGACTTTGGCACTGGCTTTCTTAgccttttcagtttcttttttagctctcaaatttttcttcttgtttccttcCTTACCTGATGAACCTTCACTTTTAACTTCGACCAAGTAGATCTCTTGAGTAGACTTATTGTTTGTGTCCTTCTCTTTGGATTCAGGTCCCGCTAAATGCTTTTCAATGTGCTTCTGAAGAGCTGGTTTGTGATTTGTGCGGTAGTTGCAAATATCACAAACGAAGCTGCGCTCTCCTGTGTGTTGCCTCTGATGCAAGTACAGCTGTGACTGATATGAGAACACTTTGTCGCATACATCACACTTGGGAAGCTTATGGGGGCCAACAGTGAATGGTTTATTGTTACGCAGCACAATTCCCTCTAATTCACACTCTGGGTGTGTCTGCAAGCAGTGGATGATTATGTTAGCACGTGCCCATTCTCTATGACCGCATTCCACACAAGAAAATGGCAAAGATTCTTTGTGAGCTTTCTTCTTATGCTGCTTCATGTGGTAATTATCATCAAAACTCTCGCTGCACACATCACACTTGAATTCACGTTGTGGGAAACTTAATTCAACGTGCTGAACTGACCCATCTATGCCAACAGTGCGCAGAAGAATCTTGGGGTTCTGAGCTCCTTTGTGCTTGCGGTGAACGTGGTCACGTACTGTCATTTTGCTTGTTGCTCTGAAATCACACAAGCTACATCCAAATGGCTTCACACCAGTATGTGATCGCATATGTACCTTGTACTTCCATGTGTCATGGAAAATCATGAAACAATTAGGGCATGTGATTATCATCCGCCGGGATGAGGTACTTTTCTTTGAAGTTGTTACAATTAGGTGGACTTTTGAGCCATCCCCATTCTCCAGAGATGCTATGTGTGCATTTGGATGCTTCTCTTTGATGTGCTCTATTAAATCTGATTTGTGAGTTGCCCGAAGGCCACAAGCAGCACATTCAAATCGTTTCCGAAGGATGTTTCGTCTTTTCTTACTTCCAGATGATGTAGTATCTGAGGAATTGTTACTCTCAAAGCTTCCATTATGAGATTCAGCTGTAGCAGGAGTAGGAGTAGgggtaggagtaggagtaggagtaggagaaggagtaggaggatCTTCTGCAGACACACTTT
Coding sequences:
- the LOC136831512 gene encoding zinc finger protein 37-like — translated: MGPREKRKDAIPKKQLSLDGFLKPLARSQQKRQREEDHEKLSPTKKSKETQSAKKAPVNNNVSDSAAVNNNNNNNNNNKEKSPTKRKGKSSTETPPQPMKKEKILTPKKEPSFVTKREIESVDVLEENIDDDLEENNADPSDPPNRSLSNRGAKPAGGKKGAASKGEGVFIGPNIIGNSEEFGGEELESNYVDADEVESDVGADEDSDLMLLDESAEKSPSSGTNLPPNSVSREGESKILAPSPGPTQKAPKKPFKCKVCDKVFPNRYFQRKHMLMEHEDQVYECRVCSYNCCDPEKLKNHIIKMHVAKKEKTESVTFDEAQFDLDELITKQTPRKVIMEDGVALGRDPSSKLRFICAICDRIYTSKYSLERHVRCHTGEKPYVCDVCNFTTSYREHMQRHMTSVHLIVHSSEPKKKYVPKKGKKTEDKSVSAEDPPTPSPTPTPTPTPTPTPATAESHNGSFESNNSSDTTSSGSKKRRNILRKRFECAACGLRATHKSDLIEHIKEKHPNAHIASLENGDGSKVHLIVTTSKKSTSSRRMIITCPNCFMIFHDTWKYKVHMRSHTGVKPFGCSLCDFRATSKMTVRDHVHRKHKGAQNPKILLRTVGIDGSVQHVELSFPQREFKCDVCSESFDDNYHMKQHKKKAHKESLPFSCVECGHREWARANIIIHCLQTHPECELEGIVLRNNKPFTVGPHKLPKCDVCDKVFSYQSQLYLHQRQHTGERSFVCDICNYRTNHKPALQKHIEKHLAGPESKEKDTNNKSTQEIYLVEVKSEGSSGKEGNKKKNLRAKKETEKAKKASAKVKKESDKPKRGGKKDADKLKKEKNKSESPRKGKKVVEVTDGEESTVVEEEAEK